The Desulfonispora thiosulfatigenes DSM 11270 genomic sequence TAGTGCAGGGATTAAATCAAAACCAATATCAATAATTTCTACTTTACTTAAATCTCCCCCATCAGATTCAATTACTGTTTTAGCTACGGCTTCATAAACAGGTAGTGAAAATCCTACAGTTTTGCCTTCTAAATCTTTTGGTGAGTTAATATTTTGGTCTGTGGTAGTCATCATGGTATTTAAATGATGACCTACAATAGATGCTACTGATACTACTGGAATATCTTTTGCTCTAGCCATTACTATTTCGGGTTGATAACTTACGGCAAAAGTAGTTTTTCCCCCTGCTACTAGTTTTAAAGGATCACTAGTTTCTGCTGGCATATTAATCTTTACATTTAAACCTTCTTCTTCAAAATAACCTTTTTCAGCTGCTACATATATAAAGGAATGAACTGCATTTGGATACCAATCTAACATAATACTTACTTCTTTTAAATCTTCAGTTTGTTCTGCACTCTTTTCTGGTTCTTTAGCTCCATCACTACATGCAACTAAAGAAAACATCATTACTAATGATAAGAATAAAATACCTAGCTTTTTCATCAATACACTACCCTTCTTTTTTTGTATTTAAAGACCAGGGGATGAAAATTTTTTCTAATATTTTGACTACTCCGAATAAAAATATTCCAAGCAAGGCTAAAATTATAACAGCAGCAAAAACGGCATCAGCTTCTAAATTACTAGACATTCTTCTACTAAATACCCCTAATCCAGAATTTCCACCTAACCATTCTCCTATTACTGCCCCAATAACACTTACGGCTGCTCCGACCTTTAACCCAATGAAAAAATTAGGTAAACAAGCAGGTACTCTAACCTTCCAAAATATTTGACTTTCTGTTGCCCCCATGGTTTTTAACAGATTTAGATACTTTATATCAATGCTTTTAAATCCTTCAAAGGTATTTACAACAATAGGAAAAAAAGTAATTAAGACAGTAATAGCTATTTTTCCCGATAAACCATACCCAAACCACATAATAATTACGGGAGATAAGACAATTATGGGTATAGTTTGAGAAATGACTAAAAATGGATAAATCCCTTCTTCTAATTTTTTACTTTTTAGCATTAAAACAGATATTAAAACTGATAAGATAACGGAAATAAGTAATCCTGCCATAACCTCTGCTAAAGTTACAGGAAAATGAACTGTAAAAAGAACTTTTTTATATGACCATAAAGCCATCGCTATTTTCGTAGGTGCTGGTAAAATAAATTGTTTTACTTTTAATAGTCTTACAGCTACCTCCCAAAAAATCAAAAACAGACTTAAGAATATGATCGCGTTATAATTTTTCATTTTTTTCATTCTTCTAATCCCTCTAGACCTTTTAATATTGCTTGTCTTATTTCAGTAAACTTAGGGTATCCTAGTAAATCATTATCCCGCGGATATTTAAAAGGAACTATAAATTCTTTAATATTTCGATTTGGTATTTTGCCCAGTAAAAATATTCTTTGAGATAAAAATATTGCTTCTTCTACATCATGAGTTATGAAGATAATAGTTGGTTTGAATTTTTGCCACATTTTAAGTAACCATTTTTGCATTTTAAACCTTGTTAAAGCATCTAAAGCACTAAATGGTTCATCAAATAAAATAACTTTATTACCCGTGAGAATATTTCTTAAAAAAGCTACCCTTTGCCTCATACCCCCAGAAAGATGATGCGGATAAGCATTTTCGTATCCTTCTAAGCCAAATTCTTTTATTAATTCTTTTACCCTATTTCGTGCCTCTTCTTTTTTTATCCCTTTTATTTCTAAAGGAAGCACACCATTTTCGAGTATTGTTCGCCAAGGCAAGAGTAAATCTTCCTGAGGCATTAAGCTGATTTTTCCCATTCTATCAGTATTACTACCATTTAATAAAACTTGTCCCTTGGTAGGTTCTAATAAACCTCCTAAAATATGTAGTAAAGTTGTTTTTCCACATCCACTTGGCCCAACTAAAGCTATAAATTCACTTTTTTCTACTTTAAAACTTATATTTTCAAACACTGGTTCTTTGTTTTCTTGGTAAGAATAATGAATTTTATCTACATTTAGTTCCATTGTTTTCACCCCCAATAAAAAAACCTCTCTACGCAAGGTAAAGAGGCTATAATCCTTTTCTAAACTTCCCTACGTAGGTATTAACCAAGTCAGGTTCAAAGGGTAAAAACTAATTGTTTTTTCTCAGCCACATGGCACCCCCAGCGACAATATTAAGTTATCCTTATTGTAGCATATAATAGAATATATTACTACAACCTTAGCTTATAGCAATTACAATTAAACCTAGTACTGTTAAGAATGTTCCAATAATTTTTAAAAGATACATAGATTCCTTTAAAATAAAATAACCAAACAAAGTACCAATTGGAATACTGACTTGCCTAAAAGCAACAACATAAGCAACATTACTGGCAAATAACATCGATAATAAGATTATCCCATACGAGACATAAATCCCTAAGCCCATAATAGTAGCATTTTTTTTATGGTTTTCCATTATTTCTCTAAATAATTTTCTTTCCTCCTGGCTAAATAAGGTGAATATTCCTAGCCATACAGAAGAAAAAAGAGCAATAAAAACCATAAAGATTAAAGAAGCTTCTAAAGATGAAAAAGCCTGATCGGGTACTTCATTTAAAATCCTTAGGGCCTTATCATCAATGACTGAATAGGCGGCTGTACCGATAGCTGCTACAAAGGCAAAACCGATTGATTTGGTAAATAGACTTTTCAGAGTTTCTTTGGTTATCTTTTCAAGAGGTAGAATAAATAAACCAACTACAATAAACAAACATCCTATTATGTAAGAATGCGAAATATCAGAGGCTTTTCCGATCATTACTGTATATATAGTAACCATAATAATAGGTAAAGCCCTTGCAATAGGGTAAACTAAAGACATTTCCCCTAAACGATACCCATAAGCTAAGGTGCTGTAATACAGGGCTTCAAAGAAACCTGTTAATATTAAAAGCACCCAAACATAATCAGGAATTAAACTTAATTTATCATGATAAAAAAATAAAATTGGAGAAAAAATAATTCCCGCTGCGATATTTCCTACAAAAAAATAACTTATCGAAGAATTATCCTTTTTACTTAGTAGATTCCAACCCGCATGAGTAACTGACGAAAGTAAAACTAAAATTATACTTATCGTAGACACATAAAACCCTTCCTCCAAATTAAGGTACTATAATCCAATTTTATCAAATTATTATGAAATTATCTATGAAAATTTGCTTTTTAAACTTTATGCAAGAACTCGCTTAAATCACTACACACTAAGACTGGCTTGTCATAATGTACTAGTTTTTTTAACTTACTTACAATTGTCGTATCAGGATTAACTATGACTAATTTTTCTAAAGAATTATTTTCAAATGACTCTAATAATAACTTTCTTATTCCAAAATCTGTAGGAGGAAAAGAATAACCTATCACAATTAAGTTTTTACACTGGGATAAACATTCTTTTGCTTTAACCCACAACTCCCAAATTAGTTCTTGATTATAATTTTTATACAATACCGGTGGAATTATTACAGGATCAATAATTAATCCATCTATATTCTCTGGTTCAGTAAGCCACCATTTTTCTGAGGTTAATACTACTTTTCCATTTTGTTGTAGATTTCTTTTCTGATCAACGGGTAAATATTTAAACCAATTTAAGGATCCATGTAGTTTAAGGATTTTCCAATCATATAATTTGTTTTTTTGATAATATGATTGGTCTACCTTTATACCATCAATTACTATTTGATCAAATTCCACTCCATAACTTAAAGGATATTTCCACTTATATTGATTATGTTTTCTCTCATTTAAAAGACCTGAGGCTGTTTCTATAGATCTTTCTACATTGCAATCATAATTAAAGGTTATTATATTTGGTTTTTGCTGATATATTAATTTGCCAAAATCCCGCATTAGCTTTGATGAATTGATGAATTCTTCAAAATCAGCTAAAAATTGTACAAACATTATTTTAAGGGCAGAATTAATTCTAAGTAAATATGATATTTCTTGTTCTTTATTTTCTTCAATTGCTTCCATTAATTGAAGTTGGATCAGAGTAAAACATTCTTCTAAATTAAATGTTCTATTTATTAAATTTTCTTTATCCATTTTCCAGTACTTTTCAATATACTCATATACTAAATTAACCTTTTGCACATACTCCTTAGATTGATACTTTGTGCTTTTAAGGATTGTTTTAAAAAAGTTTAAAGTTAAAGGAGGATTAAGTCCTTCATAGTCCGTTATACACTGATTTATTCCTGCTCCAATTATATAAACTGTATCATTAGTCATATAAAACTATCCTTTCAAGATCAAGCTATCATATATATTTCCCCATAGTTAAATAAGAATACCTAAATACTTATAGAACACTTTCAGTTAATTATGTATATTAATTTCAGATAAAACTAATCATATAAAAACCAAAGTATACAATATAATCATTTGCAAAAAAATAATATTCAGTTACAATATATACGGGGAAACTTCCTAAGAATGGTTAAAGATGAGTATAGTTAGGTTAGGAGGAGTAAAATATGTCAAGGACTATTGGTACCACGGTTAGAGGTATTATAGCACCTATTGTTAAACAAGGTGATGACCTTGTAGAAATCGTAGTAGATTCTGTAAAAGCAGCCTATGAATCAGAAAAGTTTACATTTAGAGATAAAGATGTTGTGGGGATTACTGAATCTCTTGTGGCCAGAGCTCAAGGGAACTATATAACAATAGATGATATTGCAGAAGATGTCAGCAAAAAGATAAATGGTGAAGTTGGGGTTGTCTTTCCTATTTTAAGTAGAAATAGATTTTCTATGCTTTTAGAAGGTATCGCTAAAGGGGTAGACAAAGTACATTTGTTATTAAGCTATCCTTCAGACGAAGTTGGTAACCATTTAATGGACATCGAAAAAATGGATGAAGCTGGAATTGATCCGTTTACAGATGTTTTAAGTGAAGAAGATTACCGCAAAATTTTTGGCAAAGAAGTAAAGCATCCTTTTACAGATATTGATTATATTCAAATGTATAAGGATTTAGGGGTAAATGGTAATGTTATTATTCACTTAGCAAATAATCCTAAGGAAATCCTAAAGTTCACTAAAAATGTAATTGTAGCCGATATTCATAGTAGAGAAAGAACTAAAAAAATCTTAAAAAATGCTGGTGCTGAAATAGTTCTAGGTCTTGATGACATTTGCTCAGAGCCTTCTAACGAAAGAGGCTATAATAGTGATTATGGTTTATATGGCTCAAATAAAGCATCTGAAACAATGATCAAACTCTTTCCACGAGATGGTCAAACATATGTTGATGAAATTCAAGCTAGATTAAATAAGATGACTGGTAAAAATATTGAAGTTATGATTTACGGTGATGGAGCTTTCAAAGACCCAGTCGGTAAAATTTGGGAACTAGCTGATCCTGTTGTTTCTCCTGCATATACAAAAGGATTAGAAGGAACTCCTAATGAATTAAAATTAAAGTATTTAGCTGATAATAACTTAATTAATTTAGAAAATCAAGATATAAATGAAATAGCGAAAAAGTATATTAAAGAAAAAGATAGTAATCTTTCTGGAAAAATGGTTGCAGAAGGTACAACACCACGTCAAATTACAGACCTTTTAGGTAGTCTTTGTGATTTAACTAGTGGTAGTGGTGATAAAGGTACCCCAATCATTTTAATCCAAGGATATTTTGATAATTACGCAACCGATAGTTATTAAAATAAAAGGCTACTCTAATGAGTAGCCTTTTATTTTATTTATTCTGATTTTAATTTTTAATCTATTCCTTATTATCCGGAAAAAAAACCCCAATATTTATTAATACCCCTATTATAATTAATAAAGATGCGATTAACTTTATTATACTGATACTTTCATGCAAGAAAAAATAAGCTAATATCATTGAAAATAAAGGCACTAAATTAATATACAAGGAAGATCTACTAGGACCAATATTTTTAATGGCAATTTGATGAATCAGATAGCCGATTACTGAGGCAAAAAAGGACATATAAAAAATTGATAACCATCCATTTAGAGATGTATCAGGGATATAAACCCACGGCTTTTCTAAAATAACCATCGGTATTAATAAAATTGCACAAAATAAAAAGGCATAACTTGTCACTTTTAAAGGACTATATTTTATTAAAGCCTTTTTAGAAAGTATCGCATAACTTGCCCAGCAAATTACGCCAATAATCATTAGTAAATCTCCTATATTAAAACTAAGGCTTTTTAAAACTTGCCACTTTCCATTAGTAATTATTAAAGCCACTCCACTAAAAGATAATACTATGGCTACTACATTTTTTATTTTAATTACCTCTTTTAAAAAGATAAAAGACAAAATGGTGGTTATTATAGGATTAATTGCCCCAATCAAAGAAGCATTCACGGGTGAAGTATATTTTAAGGCTAGAAAAAAGAAAATATGATATCCGATCATCCCTATAATTGCTAAAATTAAAAATGTTTTTAAATCTTCTCGTCCTATTTTCCAATTTTGTTCAGTTTTAATTAAAATCAAGAAAATAATCATGGACGCAAATAAAAACCTATAAAATGTTAGCGAAAATACCGGAAATTCTTGTACAGAAAATTTACCAGCGATAAAAGCTCCCGACCAAAAGAAAGCTGCAATCACCATTAAATAACCATAAAATACATTTGACTTGTTTTGCTTTTGTATTGCTTTTGACATACTACTACCCCCAGGTATATATATTCTTACAAAAATAAATTATATACCTAGGGAGAGTAAAATTATAGGTAAATTAATGTTTTTCAGAGAGAAACCAGATATTATTATTTTTCTTGAATATTATTAACATTTTGAGTTATTTCTGTAAAACTTGAGTATCGTGGATCTAACGGATTTATTTTCAACATATTTACTAATTCTATATATCTATTACTAACTGTCGAAGGAGCTAATTCATACATTTTAGCTAATTGTTTTTGCGTTAAACTTGGTCCAGATTCAATTATATTTATCGTATAATCCAGCACTGCTACCCAAACCATGGGCTTAATAATTCTTGGTTTACTCTTTTGTAAGAAATCATGCCAAAGTTTAATTGTATTTGCAATTTGTAATGTGGTATATCTAGTTTTAAGTTTTTCTTCGAGTAAATTAGCAATTTTTTTATACTGTCCTTTAGGCCATAAATAATCTTCACTAAATGCGAGTTTCTTACTTCCCCAGCCTAAATGTTCACAAATTATACTTTTACATAAAGAGAACATTAAATCTTCTTCAGTACCTTGTTCGCTTGAATTTAGAATCTTTTCTAATTTACTTTTGTAATGAGGATTATCTAACGCTTCTAGAGGAGTTAATCCACCTAGTTTAGAGTTTTTATAATGAAGCCAAAAAATAGAGAACATATGTTTTTCTCGATCCGAAACATAATCCTTTGCAAATTCATCTGTATCATCAATCAAAACTTTTAATAATTTAAAACTATAATCAGTGAGAAAAGAATTTATATTTAAATTGCTTTCTTTATATAAATTGAGGATGCTTTTTAAAAATCTATCTTTTTTAATTACATCTACATAATAAATACTTAAAAATGGCTGATAATAATTTTCATCTGGTATTAACTGACACCAAATAGCTTGTCCTTTATCAAAATTACGATATTTGCTTGCATACTTAAGAGATTTTATACCTTCTCTTAATACGTCCTTTAATTTGATTTCGCCTTTTTCTTTATCAACTTCAATTATTTCATATAATGAAAATTTAATGGTTTTTAAATATTCTAACCAGGTAATTGTAACTTCTCTAAAATTACGCTTACTTTTTGCAATAAACTTTTCAATTATTGTTTCTCCGTCATTTAACTTATTGTGCATTATAAAGGATTCTAAAAATAAAATATTTTCAGCATCTTTTACAATCTCCGACATTGTCCTTGGACATTCATATTTTAACTTTTTTAAATATAAGATAAATTCGTTAAAGTATTCATTTTCTACAAATTGCATTAATAAATCTGGAATACTATTCTTTTCCTTATCCGCTTGTGCTTCTAAAAAATCCACAATTTTATTCTCTTCTTTACCACAGCAATGTTTATATTTTTTATTACTCCCACAATTACATAATTGATTACGACCTATTTTCATTTAATAACCCTCCATTTTTCCTTTATTGCCAATAATTGTATATTCTACTTGTTTTCTTTAATTCCTTTTTTAAAATAATTATTTTGTAATATTTGTCAGTATATCTAAGCTTAATAATCTAATACTAAGCATGAGGTGAAAAATATGAGGGTTATTATCTTTACTTTAATCCTAAATATTTCAATATTTGCTTTTAGTTTTTATACTGACAATTATTTAGCCAAATCTTCTGTGGAAATGATTGCTACTTTAAAAACAATTGAAAATAATTTAGAAAATGAAAATTGGCAAATGGCTCAAAAAAGTATGCAAAATTTTGAGCAAAAATGGAAAGATAATTTGTTTATGTGGTCTTTAATTACAGATCATAGTGAAATTGATAATATAGAAGTAAGTATAGCTCATATAAAATCTTATCTTAAAACTCAAGATTTTTCTGAGGTGAATGCAGAGATAGCTTCTTTATTTCGTTATATAAAGCATATACCTGAAAACGAAAAATTAACTATCCGCAATATTTTTTAAAATATGCGTCATTGTAAAATATTCTTCATTGCTTCATTGTAAAATATCTATAACTAACTACTTTTCAAGATTGACAGTTCGCTAACCTTTCCCTAAACTTACTTATAGAATATATCTTAAATTTAGGGAGAGAAAATCATGACCAAAGAACAAAAAAAGGTTTTTGATATTTGGTGGAGACTTTTAAGACCACATACTTTATCAGCTGCTTTTATTCCTGTCTTTATAGGAACAGTACTTGCACTTGAGATTACATCTATTCATTTTGGGCTTTTTGGAGCTATGCTGTTAGCATCAATATTAATTCAAGCAGCAACCAATATGTTCAATGAATATTTTGATTTTAAAAGAGGTTTAGATACTAAAGATTCAATAGGAATTGGTGGTACAATAGTTCGGGACAAAGTTAAACCAGAAATCGTTTTAAATTTAGCTTTTATTTTTTTAGGTGTTGCTACATTATTAGGTGTATATATTTGTATGATGAGTAGCTGGTGGTTAGCCGTAGTAGGGCTAATTAGTATGTCAGTAGGGTATTTGTATACTGGTGGGCCTTATCCAATTGCTTATACTCCTTTTGGCGAATTGGTTTCAGGACTATTTATGGGATTATTAATCATTTCTATTTCATTTTTCATTCAAACAGATATGGTAAATTTAAAAACAATTTTAATTTCTGTGCCTACCTCAATCTTAATTGGGGCTATCTTAATGGCTAATAATTTAAGAGACTTTGATGGTGACAAAGAAAAAGGTAGACGAACTTTAGTTATCATTTTAGGCAAAATTAATGGTATAAGATTTTTCACTGGTATGTTTGTCGCAACTTACGTTTTTCTACTATTATTAATTTTTCTAAACTTTGCCTCATGGTGGTCTATGTTAGTTGTCTTAACTATTCCTACCGCTATCAAAGCAGTTAAAGGTTTTATAGGAAAAAGCAAGCCAATTGAAATGATGCCTGCTATGAAATTAACTGCTAAAACTAATATTCAATTTGGATTTTTATTAGGTCTTAGCATTATTATTAGTCATTATATATAACTGTATTTGAAAATTTCGTAATAATAGCTATAATTAAAGAGTGATTCATAAATTAAGGAGGTAATATTATGAAATTAGCTTTACCAACTAGAAATAATGAAGTGGACAACCACTTTGGACACTGTGAATACTTTACAGTTTATGAGATTAACGATGCTAAGGAAATAATTGCAGAAGAAAAAGTAGAAGCTCCATCAGGATGTGGATGTAAATCTAATATCGCTACTGTATTAGCTGAAAGAGGAGTTTCTGTTATGTTAGCTGGTAATATGGGACAAGGAGCAGTTAATGTTTTAAATCAAAACAAAATCGAAGTAGTTCGTGGTTGCTCTGGAAATATTAAAGAAGTTGCAGAAGCTTATTTAAGAGGCGAAGTTGTAGACTCATCGGTTGGTTGTACTAGCCATGATTGCGGCCATCACTAAGTCTTTACTACTATAAATAAGTTAAATAAGATAAAATAGCTTTATTAATTTAAGTTAATAAAGTAAATAAACAAGGCTTACTGATTTTAGATTAAAATCGTAAGCCTTGTTTTTATTTAACTTGCATACATTTCTTCTACTTGTTTTTGGACACTTTCATTTTCTAAATATTCATCATAACTCATTTCTTTATCGATTAATCCATTAGGAGTAATTTCAATAATTCTATTTGCTACAGTTTGGACAAATTGATGGTCATGAGATGTGAATAAAAGTGTACCTGAATAGTTTATTAGTCCATTATTTAATGATTGAATAGATTCTAAATCTAAATGGTTAGTAGGTTCATCAAAAATTAATACATTAGCCCCACTAAGCATCATTTTAGAAAGCATACATCTAACCTTTTCTCCTCCTGAAAGTACTTTAGTACTTTTAAGAGCCTCTTCTCCAGAGAATAACATTCTTCCTAAAAATCCTCTTAAAAAGTTTTCTGTTTGATCCACTGAAAATTGACGTAACCAATCCACTAAATTTAGGTCAACATTAAAGAATTCAGAATTATCCTTAGAAAA encodes the following:
- a CDS encoding coenzyme F420-0:L-glutamate ligase, whose product is MSRTIGTTVRGIIAPIVKQGDDLVEIVVDSVKAAYESEKFTFRDKDVVGITESLVARAQGNYITIDDIAEDVSKKINGEVGVVFPILSRNRFSMLLEGIAKGVDKVHLLLSYPSDEVGNHLMDIEKMDEAGIDPFTDVLSEEDYRKIFGKEVKHPFTDIDYIQMYKDLGVNGNVIIHLANNPKEILKFTKNVIVADIHSRERTKKILKNAGAEIVLGLDDICSEPSNERGYNSDYGLYGSNKASETMIKLFPRDGQTYVDEIQARLNKMTGKNIEVMIYGDGAFKDPVGKIWELADPVVSPAYTKGLEGTPNELKLKYLADNNLINLENQDINEIAKKYIKEKDSNLSGKMVAEGTTPRQITDLLGSLCDLTSGSGDKGTPIILIQGYFDNYATDSY
- a CDS encoding EamA family transporter, giving the protein MSTISIILVLLSSVTHAGWNLLSKKDNSSISYFFVGNIAAGIIFSPILFFYHDKLSLIPDYVWVLLILTGFFEALYYSTLAYGYRLGEMSLVYPIARALPIIMVTIYTVMIGKASDISHSYIIGCLFIVVGLFILPLEKITKETLKSLFTKSIGFAFVAAIGTAAYSVIDDKALRILNEVPDQAFSSLEASLIFMVFIALFSSVWLGIFTLFSQEERKLFREIMENHKKNATIMGLGIYVSYGIILLSMLFASNVAYVVAFRQVSIPIGTLFGYFILKESMYLLKIIGTFLTVLGLIVIAIS
- a CDS encoding YecA family protein — translated: MKIGRNQLCNCGSNKKYKHCCGKEENKIVDFLEAQADKEKNSIPDLLMQFVENEYFNEFILYLKKLKYECPRTMSEIVKDAENILFLESFIMHNKLNDGETIIEKFIAKSKRNFREVTITWLEYLKTIKFSLYEIIEVDKEKGEIKLKDVLREGIKSLKYASKYRNFDKGQAIWCQLIPDENYYQPFLSIYYVDVIKKDRFLKSILNLYKESNLNINSFLTDYSFKLLKVLIDDTDEFAKDYVSDREKHMFSIFWLHYKNSKLGGLTPLEALDNPHYKSKLEKILNSSEQGTEEDLMFSLCKSIICEHLGWGSKKLAFSEDYLWPKGQYKKIANLLEEKLKTRYTTLQIANTIKLWHDFLQKSKPRIIKPMVWVAVLDYTINIIESGPSLTQKQLAKMYELAPSTVSNRYIELVNMLKINPLDPRYSSFTEITQNVNNIQEK
- a CDS encoding DMT family transporter, with amino-acid sequence MSKAIQKQNKSNVFYGYLMVIAAFFWSGAFIAGKFSVQEFPVFSLTFYRFLFASMIIFLILIKTEQNWKIGREDLKTFLILAIIGMIGYHIFFFLALKYTSPVNASLIGAINPIITTILSFIFLKEVIKIKNVVAIVLSFSGVALIITNGKWQVLKSLSFNIGDLLMIIGVICWASYAILSKKALIKYSPLKVTSYAFLFCAILLIPMVILEKPWVYIPDTSLNGWLSIFYMSFFASVIGYLIHQIAIKNIGPSRSSLYINLVPLFSMILAYFFLHESISIIKLIASLLIIIGVLINIGVFFPDNKE
- a CDS encoding DUF4363 family protein, which translates into the protein MRVIIFTLILNISIFAFSFYTDNYLAKSSVEMIATLKTIENNLENENWQMAQKSMQNFEQKWKDNLFMWSLITDHSEIDNIEVSIAHIKSYLKTQDFSEVNAEIASLFRYIKHIPENEKLTIRNIF
- a CDS encoding ABC transporter ATP-binding protein, encoding MELNVDKIHYSYQENKEPVFENISFKVEKSEFIALVGPSGCGKTTLLHILGGLLEPTKGQVLLNGSNTDRMGKISLMPQEDLLLPWRTILENGVLPLEIKGIKKEEARNRVKELIKEFGLEGYENAYPHHLSGGMRQRVAFLRNILTGNKVILFDEPFSALDALTRFKMQKWLLKMWQKFKPTIIFITHDVEEAIFLSQRIFLLGKIPNRNIKEFIVPFKYPRDNDLLGYPKFTEIRQAILKGLEGLEE
- a CDS encoding ABC transporter substrate-binding protein, with translation MKKLGILFLSLVMMFSLVACSDGAKEPEKSAEQTEDLKEVSIMLDWYPNAVHSFIYVAAEKGYFEEEGLNVKINMPAETSDPLKLVAGGKTTFAVSYQPEIVMARAKDIPVVSVASIVGHHLNTMMTTTDQNINSPKDLEGKTVGFSLPVYEAVAKTVIESDGGDLSKVEIIDIGFDLIPALVTKRVEATSGGFINHEQVLLEKEGQKIKTFNPVDYGVPDFYELVLVVSEDTAKNDQETVKKFWNAAAKGQAFVKDNPEEALTILLSHQNDSFPLEKEIEEKSLEILLPLMEDFGAQSLESYENVIEWMAKYKLIDKKPEAKDAFISL
- a CDS encoding NifB/NifX family molybdenum-iron cluster-binding protein, with amino-acid sequence MKLALPTRNNEVDNHFGHCEYFTVYEINDAKEIIAEEKVEAPSGCGCKSNIATVLAERGVSVMLAGNMGQGAVNVLNQNKIEVVRGCSGNIKEVAEAYLRGEVVDSSVGCTSHDCGHH
- a CDS encoding ABC transporter permease, coding for MKKMKNYNAIIFLSLFLIFWEVAVRLLKVKQFILPAPTKIAMALWSYKKVLFTVHFPVTLAEVMAGLLISVILSVLISVLMLKSKKLEEGIYPFLVISQTIPIIVLSPVIIMWFGYGLSGKIAITVLITFFPIVVNTFEGFKSIDIKYLNLLKTMGATESQIFWKVRVPACLPNFFIGLKVGAAVSVIGAVIGEWLGGNSGLGVFSRRMSSNLEADAVFAAVIILALLGIFLFGVVKILEKIFIPWSLNTKKEG
- a CDS encoding 1,4-dihydroxy-2-naphthoate polyprenyltransferase produces the protein MTKEQKKVFDIWWRLLRPHTLSAAFIPVFIGTVLALEITSIHFGLFGAMLLASILIQAATNMFNEYFDFKRGLDTKDSIGIGGTIVRDKVKPEIVLNLAFIFLGVATLLGVYICMMSSWWLAVVGLISMSVGYLYTGGPYPIAYTPFGELVSGLFMGLLIISISFFIQTDMVNLKTILISVPTSILIGAILMANNLRDFDGDKEKGRRTLVIILGKINGIRFFTGMFVATYVFLLLLIFLNFASWWSMLVVLTIPTAIKAVKGFIGKSKPIEMMPAMKLTAKTNIQFGFLLGLSIIISHYI